The following coding sequences are from one Schizosaccharomyces osmophilus chromosome 1, complete sequence window:
- the wtf6 gene encoding wtf meiotic driver (syntenic with wtf1 in CBS 15792) codes for MKNKYSPISDSDDSSKTLNDEKADSRSSPSDGTPPPYSVSKKNVDLEMADGSAQNSAQDTVNNIRSDPLTNKEWWKNFFVGIMTIIAILYNTVFLAIVFGYKVSPYTNVFYGLAGGSIGSIFIFLFTILVTYPEWYRQTGRLTKNVLSAMCISVLCVCFLDVLGFTAYYAAKKFTGFEKINNNFFYAVCFVNFVLFLYLTMNANARERLRLVVVDMGNGMSGLGNGINGLGNGINGLGNGINGLGHGLGNAVVHMFGTNRGDEAPRNEEIELQPLAEQRAEV; via the exons atgaaaaacaagtacTCTCCTATTTCAGATTCTGatgactcttccaaaacgctcaatgatgaaaaggcaGATAGTCGGTCGTCTCCTTCAGATGGTACGCCTCCTCCGTATTCAG tctcaaaaaaaaatgttgaTCTAGAAATGGCTGATGGATCCGCTCAAAATTCCGCCCAAGATACTGTTAATAACATCAGGTCGGACCCTTTAACGAATAAAGAGTGGtggaaaaactttttcgtAGGCATAATGACTATTATAGctattttatataataCTGTTTTTCTAGCCATAGTTTTTGGTTACAAGGTTTCTCCGTATACGAATGTTTTTTACGGGCTTGCTGGCGGTTCTATTGGatccatttttattttcctatTCA CGATTCTTGTAACATATCCGGAATGGTACAGGCAAACTGGAAGATTAACCAAAAACGTATTGTCAGCTATGTGTATCTCAGTATTATGTGTGTGTTTTCTCGATGTCCTCGGTTTCACCGCGTATTATGCTGCAAAGAAGTTCacaggatttgaaaagataaacaacaattttttctatgctgtttgttttgttaactttgtcttgtttctttatttgacGA TGAATGCAAATGCGCGTGAACGACTTAGATTAGTAGTCGTCGATATGGGAAACGGCATGAGTGGCTTAGGAAACGGCATAAATGGCTTAGGAAACGGCATAAATGGCTTAGGAAACGGAATAAATGGCTTGGGACACGGCTTGGGAAATGCTGTGGTTCATATGTTCG gaacaaaTCGAGGAGATGAAGCACCTCGtaacgaagaaatcgaaCTTCAACCTCTTGCTGAGCAAAGGGCTGAAGTTTGA